From Nomascus leucogenys isolate Asia chromosome 15, Asia_NLE_v1, whole genome shotgun sequence, a single genomic window includes:
- the KCTD14 gene encoding BTB/POZ domain-containing protein KCTD14, with the protein MWQGCAVERPAGRMTSQTPLPQSPRPRRPTMSTVVELNVGGEFHTTTLGTLRKFPGSKLAEMFSSLAKASTDSEGRFFIDRPSTYFRPILDYLRTGQVPTQHIPEVYREAQFYEIKPLVKLLEDMPQIFGEQVSRKQFLLQVPGYSENLELMVRLARAEAITARKSSVLVCLVETEEQDAYYSEVLCFLQDKKMFKSVVKFGPWKAVLDSSDLMHCLEMDIKAQGYKVFSEFYLMYPTKRNEFHFNIYSFTFTWW; encoded by the exons ATGTGGCAGGGCTGCGCAGTGGAGCGGCCAGCAGGCAGGATGACGAGCCAGACCCCTCTGCCCCAGTCCCCCCGGCCCAGGCGGCCGACG ATGTCTACTGTTGTGGAGCTGAATGTGGGGGGTGAGTTCCACACCACCACCCTGGGTACCCTGAGGAAATTTCCGGGCTCAAAGCTGGCAGAGATGTTCTCTAGCTTAGCCAAGGCCTCCACAGACTCGGAGGGCCGCTTCTTCATCGACCGCCCCAGCACCTATTTCAGACCCATCCTGGACTACCTGCGCACTGGGCAAGTGCCCACACAGCACATCCCTGAAGTGTACCGTGAGGCTCAGTTCTACGAAATCAAGCCTTTGGTCAAGCTGCTGGAGGACATGCCGCAGATCTTTGGTGAGCAGGTGTCTCGGAAGCAGTTTTTGCTGCAAGTGCCGGGCTACAGCGAGAACCTGGAGCTCATGGTGCGCCTGGCGCGTGCAGAGGCCATAACAGCACGGAAGTCCAGCGTGCTTGTGTGCCTGGTGGAAACTGAGGAGCAGGATGCATATTATTCAGAGGTCCTGTGTTTTCTGCAGGATAAGAAGATGTTTAAGTCCGTTGTCAAGTTTGGGCCCTGGAAGGCGGTCCTAGACAGCAGCGACCTCATGCACTGCCTGGAGATGGACATTAAGGCCCAGGGGTACAAGGTATTCTCCGAGTTCTACCTGATGTACCCCACCAAAAGAAACGAAttccattttaacatttattcGTTCACCTTCACCTGGTGGTGA